The proteins below come from a single Bactrocera dorsalis isolate Fly_Bdor chromosome 5, ASM2337382v1, whole genome shotgun sequence genomic window:
- the LOC105232732 gene encoding GATA zinc finger domain-containing protein 15, translating into MIDTKILQFLALIAFIVVGSEAHYPYGRQYYNNHLGGYNNQNGNFNNYNNNNNNGYNNNNNVNSNYNNINNNNNVNSNYNNINNNNNNINSNYNPNNLQNNNNNNQNNNNNRRNAHNNNPLLAINLPKIYLGDFEYMPTPDGYRYSYQLADGTRRTEVGQIPNIPANSGIYMTDERATAERTALRMRARANSKNRKLSPKSLQSLAG; encoded by the exons ATGATTGatacaaaaatt TTGCAGTTCTTGGCGTTGATCGCATTCATAGTGGTGGGCAGTGAGGCGCATTATCCTTATGGTCGCCAATACTACAACAACCACCTTGGCGGTTACAACAATCAAAATGGCAATttcaacaattacaacaacaataataataatgggtacaacaacaataacaatgtgaACAGCAATTAcaataacatcaacaacaataacaacgtgAACAGCAATtataacaacatcaacaacaacaacaacaatataaacagCAATTACAATCCCAATAAccttcaaaacaacaacaataataatcagaacaataacaacaacagacgcaatgcacacaacaacaatccgttgttggcaataaatttgccaaaaatcTACTTGGGCGATTTCGAGTACATGCCTACGCCCGACGGTTATCGCTATTC TTACCAACTGGCCGATGGTACACGCCGCACTGAGGTCGGCCAAATACCCAACATCCCCGCCAATTCTGGTATCTACATGACCGACGAGCGTGCCACAGCTGAACGTACTGCCCTACGCATGCGTGCCAGAGCCAATTCGAAGAATCGTAAATTATCACCGAAATCACTGCAATCGCTGGCGGGCTGA
- the LOC105232731 gene encoding endocuticle structural glycoprotein SgAbd-5, with product MKVQMIYSIALILIAQTLHAMVIESRENGEQLLHFGFQTENGQSRTEDIKYNNTQNVISDTREEASDKAVVTVKPVEYRGGYSFISADGYEYTVLYKANKNGFQPYVTARKIHNDKV from the exons ATGAAAGTCCAAATG ATTTACAGCATTGCCTTGATTTTGATCGCGCAAACCCTGCATGCGATGGTTATCGAAAGTCGAGAAAATGGCGAACAGTTACTGCATTTCGG CTTCCAAACAGAGAATGGTCAATCGCGCACCGAAGAcattaaatacaacaacaccCAAAATGTGATAAGTGACACTCGTGAGGAGGCGAGCGATAAAGCTGTTGTGACCGTGAAACCGGTGGAATATCGTGGTGGTTACAGTTTTATCTCTGCCGATGGCTACGAGTACACCGTGCTCTACAAAGCGAACAAGAACGGTTTCCAACCCTACGTAACTGCTCGTAAGATACATAATGATAAAGTTTGA